CTGCTTCGCTCGATCGGAGTTGGCACCGTGCTGGCTCTCTCCGGGGCCCCGGTGCGGGCGCGAAGCCTGGTCGTTTCGCCTCTCGTCGTCACCGCCTCCATCCGGATCGAAGACTCGCTTCAGGACGGCATCTCTCACTTCTATGCCGAGATACTCCGACTTCGCCAGGTCATGGAGCTCGCTTCCCAGGGAGGCTCGGTGCTCTTCCTGCTCGACGAGATCCTCCACGGAACGAACTCGCACGACCGACGGATCGGCGCCGAAGCCGTCGTGCGCGGGCTCGTCGACCGAGGGGCGATCGGCCTCATCACGACTCACGACCTGGCTCTTTCCCGGCTCGCGGAAACGATGCACGAGAAAGCCGCGAACGTTCACTTCCAGGATCGGATCGAGGACGGCAAGATACGATTCGACTACAAGATGCGAGACGGGGTCGTGAAGAAGAGCAACGCCCTCGCCCTCATGCGCTCCGTGGGGCTCGAAGTGTGAGTTTGAGGTAACATCCGCCCGGAGACATGAGCGAGCGTTTGGTCGCGTTGGGACGCACGCCCGAGGACATATCTCTCGACGCGTCGCTCAGACCCAGGCGATTCTCCGAATACGTCGGACAGGGGAAGGTCCTCGCTCAGCTCCAGATCGCGGTTCAGGCGGCACGAGAGCGCGGCGAGGCCATGGATCACCTCCTCACCTACGGCCCTCCCGGACTCGGAAAGACGACGCTCGCACACGTCGTCGCGGTCGAGCTCGGCGTCGGCATCAAGACGACCGCCGGCCCACTGATCGAGAAGTCGGGCGATCTCGTCGCCCTGCTGACGAACCTCCAGGAGCGGGATGTGCTCTTCATCGACGAGATCCATCGGCTTCATCCCGCTATCGAGGAGGTCCTCTATCCGGCGATGGAGGACTTCAAGCTCGACATCATCATCGGCCAGGGTCCGTCGGCGAAATCCGTCAAGATTCCCATCGCGCCTTTCACCCTGATCGGCGCCACGACTCGCGCCGGTCTCCTGACCTCACCCTTGCGAGCCCGCTTCGGTATCGTGCATCGGCTCGACTTCTACACCGACGAGGATTTGACCCGGGTGCTCACGCGGTCGGCGTCCATTCTCGGCGTTCCTCTCGAGGACGCCGCCGCGGCCGCCATCGCCCGAAGGGCGCGGGGGACGCCTCGAATCGCGAACCGCCTGCTCCGGCGGGTGCGGGACTACGCGCAGGTCAAGGCGGACGGTACCATCAGCAGCGAAGTCGCGGCGGACGCGCTCACCCTGCTCGAGGTGGACGAGATGGGTTTCGACGAGATGGATCGAAGCATCCTGCGTACGCTCATGGACAAGTTTTCTGGAGGTCCCGTGGGTCTCGCCACGGTGGCGGCGGTGGTGGGTGAGGAGCCCGACACGATCGAGGATATCTACGAGCCTTACCTGATCCAGATCGGGTTCCTCGACCGAACGCCGCGCGGCCGCGTGGCCACCGAGCGCGCCTATCGGCACTTCGGATTGACTCCGGCAAACCCCCAGAAGCGTCTGTTTTGACGCGAAGACTCCCGCTGTCCGATTTCGACTATTCTCTTCCTCGCGAGCTCATCGCCCAAGAGCCTCTCGAAAAGAGGGATCGGTCTCGGCTCCTTTATCTCGGCTCCAGCGGAGACATCGAGCATCGTCGTTTCTCCGACCTCCCCGCATTGCTCTCGCCGGGAGATCTTCTCGTCCTCAACGAAACGAAAGTGTTTCCCGCGCGGCTCTTCGGCCGTCGGGCGACGGGCGGCGCGGTCGAGCTCCTGCTTCTCGAGTCGGTATGCGAGAGAACCTGGCGCGCTCTCGCCCGCCCGGCGCGGAAGGTCGGGGCCGGCGACCGGCTCACGTTCGCCGGGGGAAGGCTCAGGGGTGAGGTGGTCGAAACCGAGCCCGAAGGGCGCACGATCGTGAGATTTCACTACCAGGGTGACTGGGACGGGCTGCTCGACGCGATCGGAAAAACACCGATTCCACCCTATATCGACCGCCGAACGGATGAGCGACTCCTTCGAGAGCGCTATCAGACGCTCTTCGCACGAAATCGTGGGTCGGTCGCCGCGCCGACCGCCGGGCTCCATTTTACCGATGAGGTTTTTGCCGAGCTCCGGAATCGCCGGATTCGAACGGCACGGTTGACCCTGCACGTCGGTTACGCGACGTTCGCGCCGATTCGCGGGTCGAGGTTGGAGGAGCATCGGATGGGCGTCGAACGGTTCTTCATACCCGAGGAGACGTTCCGCCTCGTCGAGACGACCCGACGTTCCGGGGGCCGGATCGTCGCCGTGGGCACGACGACGGTTCGCGCCCTGGAGAGCGCGACGAGCGCCGGCTGGGACGAGACCGATCTCTTCATCGCGCCCGGCTACCCGTTTCGGGTGGTGGACCGTCTGGTTACGAATCTCCACCTTCCGAAAAGCAGCCTTCTCGTCCTCGTCTCGGCTTTCGCCGGGATCGAGAACGTCAGGCGCGCTTACGGAGAAGCCGTTCGCGAGCGGTACCGTTTCTACAGCTTCGGCGACGCGATGTTCCTCGACCGCGCTTAGTTTCTCTATACTTCGCTTGTGCCATAATCTCCGCCGTGAATCACCGGGAGCTACTCGAGATCGTCGAGGAGAGCGTGCGACTGAAACGCTCGTTCTTCGAGAGCCGCGGTGACGAGGTGCTCCGGGCCGGGGAAATGCTGTCATCGGCTCTCTCGCGCGGCGACAAGCTTCTCGTTTTTGGAAACGGGGGAAGCGCCGCCGACGCACAGCATTTCGCCGCCGAGCTCGTGAACCGGTTTCGTGACGACCGGCCGGCGCTGCCGGCCATCGCGCTCACGACCGATAGCTCGATCTTGACGAGCGTCGCCAACGACACGGATTTCCGGAAGACCTTCAGTCGTCAGGTCGAGGCGCTCGGCCGTTCCGGTGACGTGGCGGTGGCCATCAGCACGAGCGGAGCCTCGCCCAACGTTCTCGAGGCCGTGCGCGTGGCCCGGGCAAAAGGTCTCGCCACTCTGGGACTCGCGGGCAAGGACGGCGGGGAGCTGGCCCGTCTCACCGACCTCTGTCTAACGGTGCCGCACCCAGAGACCCCGCGGATCCAGGAGATCCACTCCCTGCTCATCCATCTGTTTTGCGAGATGATCGAGGACGCCCTCTACCCAGGCTGAGCCCGATGCCGTCGAAGTACCCCGTCCCCCCGCTCGATCTTTCGCGCCTCGAGACCTACCCCCTCGCCGCCCGGAGGAGCAAGGTTTCCCGCGAACAGCTGGGAAGGGCTCCCGAGCCGGGAGAGAGTTTCCGCTCGTTCTGGGAGCGGCTTCCCGACGTTCTCGCTGCCTCTAATCTTCGCGATCTCGTCAGCCGCATGCACAAGGCGCGAGAACGAGGCCAAGCCCTCCTCTGGGGAATTGGTGCTCATGTGATCAAAGTCGGCTTGTCTCCCGTCGTCATCGACCTGATGAACCGCGGCTACGTTTCCGGGATCGCGCTCAA
This DNA window, taken from Vicinamibacteria bacterium, encodes the following:
- the ruvB gene encoding Holliday junction branch migration DNA helicase RuvB, with translation MSERLVALGRTPEDISLDASLRPRRFSEYVGQGKVLAQLQIAVQAARERGEAMDHLLTYGPPGLGKTTLAHVVAVELGVGIKTTAGPLIEKSGDLVALLTNLQERDVLFIDEIHRLHPAIEEVLYPAMEDFKLDIIIGQGPSAKSVKIPIAPFTLIGATTRAGLLTSPLRARFGIVHRLDFYTDEDLTRVLTRSASILGVPLEDAAAAAIARRARGTPRIANRLLRRVRDYAQVKADGTISSEVAADALTLLEVDEMGFDEMDRSILRTLMDKFSGGPVGLATVAAVVGEEPDTIEDIYEPYLIQIGFLDRTPRGRVATERAYRHFGLTPANPQKRLF
- the queA gene encoding tRNA preQ1(34) S-adenosylmethionine ribosyltransferase-isomerase QueA, whose translation is MTRRLPLSDFDYSLPRELIAQEPLEKRDRSRLLYLGSSGDIEHRRFSDLPALLSPGDLLVLNETKVFPARLFGRRATGGAVELLLLESVCERTWRALARPARKVGAGDRLTFAGGRLRGEVVETEPEGRTIVRFHYQGDWDGLLDAIGKTPIPPYIDRRTDERLLRERYQTLFARNRGSVAAPTAGLHFTDEVFAELRNRRIRTARLTLHVGYATFAPIRGSRLEEHRMGVERFFIPEETFRLVETTRRSGGRIVAVGTTTVRALESATSAGWDETDLFIAPGYPFRVVDRLVTNLHLPKSSLLVLVSAFAGIENVRRAYGEAVRERYRFYSFGDAMFLDRA
- a CDS encoding D-sedoheptulose 7-phosphate isomerase, which produces MNHRELLEIVEESVRLKRSFFESRGDEVLRAGEMLSSALSRGDKLLVFGNGGSAADAQHFAAELVNRFRDDRPALPAIALTTDSSILTSVANDTDFRKTFSRQVEALGRSGDVAVAISTSGASPNVLEAVRVARAKGLATLGLAGKDGGELARLTDLCLTVPHPETPRIQEIHSLLIHLFCEMIEDALYPG